From the genome of Saccharomyces eubayanus strain FM1318 chromosome X, whole genome shotgun sequence, one region includes:
- the SFH5 gene encoding Sfh5p yields MATKFNSDNEKQVFDKLKKALPVIIKEKCEGYDELYGYKLNSEGLTPEEVEKYYDEKIADCLLHKLCKAYQFEYDTIVQNLVDILKWRKEFNPLSCAYKEVHNTELQSVGVLTFDANGEANKKAVTWNLYGQLVKKKELFQDVNKFVRYRIGLMEKGLSLLDFTSEDNSYMTQVHDYKGVSMWRMDSDIKSCSKTVIAIFQKYYPELLYAKYFVNVPTVFGWVYDLXKKFVDESTRKKFVVLTDGKKLGQYLKDCPQEEYGGKDKQNNLSKQNITNVHPTAYGLYILQKQIIEDVE; encoded by the coding sequence atggcaaCGAAGTTCAACAGTGACAATGAGAAGCAGGTTTTCGATAAGCTTAAAAAGGCGCTTCCCGTTAttatcaaggaaaaatgTGAAGGTTATGATGAACTGTATGGCTATAAGTTGAATTCTGAGGGCCTCACTCCAGAAGAGGTTGAAAAATACTATGACGAAAAGATTGCCGATTGTTTGCTTCATAAACTTTGTAAAGCGTACCAATTCGAATACGACACCATTGTGCAAAACTTGGTTGATATCTTGAAATGGAGAAAGGAGTTCAATCCATTGAGTTGCGCCTACAAAGAAGTTCACAACACAGAGCTGCAAAGCGTTGGCGTTTTGACATTCGACGCGAATGGTGAGGCTAATAAGAAAGCCGTGACTTGGAACTTGTACGGGCAGTTGgtcaagaagaaggagcTGTTTCAAGACGTGAATAAATTTGTGCGTTACAGAATCGGTCTCATGGAGAAGGGCTTGAGTTTGTTAGATTTCACCAGTGAGGACAATTCTTATATGACCCAGGTCCATGACTATAAGGGCGTTTCGATGTGGAGAATGGACTCAGACATCAAGAGCTGCAGTAAGACCGTCATTGCTATTTTCCAGAAATACTATCCGGAACTGCTATACGCAAAGTATTTTGTCAACGTTCCCACCGTGTTTGGCTGGGTGTATGACCTCWTCAAGAAGTTCGTTGACGAGAGCACTAGGAAAAAGTTTGTGGTGTTGACTGACGGTAAGAAGCTAGGCCAGTACTTAAAAGACTGTCCTCAGGAGGAGTACGGCGGGAAGGACAAGCAAAACAACTTAAGCAAGCAAAACATCACTAACGTCCACCCAACGGCATACGGTTTGTACATCTTGCAAAAGCAAATTATTGAAGACGTCGAGTAA